In Engraulis encrasicolus isolate BLACKSEA-1 chromosome 24, IST_EnEncr_1.0, whole genome shotgun sequence, a single genomic region encodes these proteins:
- the haus2 gene encoding HAUS augmin-like complex subunit 2 isoform X1, whose translation MLPEDPTVPHISTPCNDIMEHTETSGEISTPVLASSEADMGGQRATIKITAGDPYPESTEEQIMANYLNLGLVTQEEIDALQDHSVFSANLYNLVELNEIQHENDESTLQFELLQMDKGYADIAADYYLNPTIDELQRINTHLETILREQNNLKKRLMQVQHVKGKGLPVHANTHKYLVELVESMAGLLKDCEAFVKAVMSIPCMEKCMNELSMVIDNFQSNAKDMKQLHLQVMQWRDQQV comes from the exons ATGCTGCCTGA AGATCCAACCGTTCCTCATATCTCAACACCCTGCAATGACATCATGGAACACACTGAAACGAGTGGAGAAATCTCCACACCAGTACTTGCAAGCAGTgaagctgacatggggggacaaaggg CAACCATCAAGATAACTGCGGGGGACCCTTACCCCGAGTCAACAGAAGAACAAATCATGGCAAATTATCTCAATCTCGGGTTGGTCACACAG GAGGAGATTGATGCACTGCAGGATCACAGTGTTTTTTCAGCCAATCTGTATAATTTAGTGGAACTGAATGAAATTCAGCATGAGAATGATGAG AGCACACTTCAATTTGAATTACTTCAGATGGACAAGGGGTATGCTGATATTGCTGCCGACTATTACTTGA ACCCCACGATTGACGAACTCCAGAGGATCAACACACACCTTGAAACAATCTTGAGGGAACAGAACAATTTGAAGAAGAGGCTGATGCAGGTCCAACATGTCAAGGGCAAGGGTCTACCTGTACACGCTAACACTCACAA ATATCTCGTGGAACTCGTTGAGAGTATGGCAGGCCTATTGAAGGATTGTGAGGCGTTTGTAAAGGCGGTTATGTCCATTCCTTGCATGGAGAAATGCATGAACGAGCTG TCCATGGTCATAGATAACTTCCAGAGCAACGCAAAAGACATGAAGCAACTTCACCTGCAAGTTATGCAGTGGAGAGACCAGCAGGTATGA
- the haus2 gene encoding HAUS augmin-like complex subunit 2 isoform X2, with amino-acid sequence MLPSSTDTTIKITAGDPYPESTEEQIMANYLNLGLVTQEEIDALQDHSVFSANLYNLVELNEIQHENDESTLQFELLQMDKGYADIAADYYLNPTIDELQRINTHLETILREQNNLKKRLMQVQHVKGKGLPVHANTHKYLVELVESMAGLLKDCEAFVKAVMSIPCMEKCMNELSMVIDNFQSNAKDMKQLHLQVMQWRDQQV; translated from the exons ATGTTGCCATCTAGCACGGATA CAACCATCAAGATAACTGCGGGGGACCCTTACCCCGAGTCAACAGAAGAACAAATCATGGCAAATTATCTCAATCTCGGGTTGGTCACACAG GAGGAGATTGATGCACTGCAGGATCACAGTGTTTTTTCAGCCAATCTGTATAATTTAGTGGAACTGAATGAAATTCAGCATGAGAATGATGAG AGCACACTTCAATTTGAATTACTTCAGATGGACAAGGGGTATGCTGATATTGCTGCCGACTATTACTTGA ACCCCACGATTGACGAACTCCAGAGGATCAACACACACCTTGAAACAATCTTGAGGGAACAGAACAATTTGAAGAAGAGGCTGATGCAGGTCCAACATGTCAAGGGCAAGGGTCTACCTGTACACGCTAACACTCACAA ATATCTCGTGGAACTCGTTGAGAGTATGGCAGGCCTATTGAAGGATTGTGAGGCGTTTGTAAAGGCGGTTATGTCCATTCCTTGCATGGAGAAATGCATGAACGAGCTG TCCATGGTCATAGATAACTTCCAGAGCAACGCAAAAGACATGAAGCAACTTCACCTGCAAGTTATGCAGTGGAGAGACCAGCAGGTATGA